The genome window TCTCGGTTAAGTCTCATCGCTTGTCCTTTTCTTGGTCGAAAACGCAAGTTAGAAACCTAACCATCCCTAGAATTCACTTTCTAGGGATTTTTTTTGTTTTCAGCCTAGATCGGATTTACTTGACGATGAGAATCCGCGTTTGTTGTATACAACAGGAACAGGAATTTTAATTATATACGCAAAATTTGCGTTAAATAAAAAGGCGGTACCGGCGATGCGTTCCGCCTGTATGAAAGAAAAACGTCCAAAAGGGAATGCTTATCGCAAAATTTTGGATTATTAACTCCTTAAATATCAAGGAATAACAAGTAAAAATGTATTATCTACGCATAAAATGCGTTTATTATGTGAATATTTTTATTCGTCACAGGCTTTCCCCTTGTGCGTACCTTTTTTTTAATCTACCTTTGCCCTCATAGAAAAAAGATGCGTTCGCAAGACCTTAGAAGAATGCCTTGCCCGCATCCCTAAACCCTAACCCCTAGCCCCTAGGCCCTAGTTATGTACTACGAAAGCATTAAGGTTCTCGACTGCACCATCCGCGATGGCGGTCTCGTCAACAAGCACGATTTCTCTCTGGAATTCGTCCGTCGTCTTTACACCCTCCTGTCTGCCGCTGGCGTTGACTACATGGAAATGGGTTACAAGAACTCTCCGGAACTGTTCGACCCCAAGGAATACGGCCCGTGGAAGTTCTGCGATGACGATCTCCTGTGGAAGGTGAAGGACGGTATCGATTCCAAGATGAAGATGGCTGTGATGGCCGACGTGGGTCGCGTCAACATGGACGCCGTGAAGCCCGCTTCTGAAAGCCCCTACCAGATGTTCCGTGTCGCTTCTTACGTGAAGAACATCGACAAGGGTATCGAAATGGTGAACGCCTTCCACGACATGGGCTACGAAACCACTTTGAACATCATGGCTGTGAGCCGTGACCGCGGTCCGGAACTGGACGAAGCTCTGCACCAGGTCAACGAAGAATGCAAGGCCAACGTGCTTTATCTCGTGGACTCCTTCGGCGCCTTCTACCAGGAAGACATTGATAAGGAAATGCAGCGCTACAAGGGCATCGTAAAGAACAAGCAGTTTGGTTTCCATGGCCACAACAACCAGCAGCTGGCTTTCTCCAACACCATTCAGGCTATCATCAACCACGTTGACTTCCTGGACGGTTCCGTTTCCGGCATGGGCCGTGGCGCAGGCAACTGCACCACCGAACTTCTCCTTGGCTTCCTGAAGAACCCCAAGTACGATCTGCGTCCGGTTCTCGATGCCTACCAGGAACTGTTCCTCCCGCTCCAGGCCAAGTACGAATGGGGCTACATCATTCCGCAGATGATCACCGGTATGCTGAACCGTCATCCCCAGGACGCAATCGCCGTCCGCAAGACCGAAGACAAGGACAACTACCGCAAGTTCTTCGATCATATGATGAACGATTAAGAGGCGAATCCTGCGCAGAAATGCTCGCATTTCTGCATAGGTGAGCCGAAGAATCGAGCGCTAGTTATGAAATAACTAGCGCCACGATTAGCAAGGCGAGAGCAGCGGAAAAATGCTTGCATTTTTCCATTGCCGAGCCGTTAATCATGTACTTTTGACCCGAAGGGGCAAAAGTACCACGACTAGCAAGGCAAGCGCCACGACTAGGAGGTGCGCGTCACGCAGGCAAGAGCTGCGTCGACTTCCTCCAGTGAAAAAGTCCCGAGTTCGCAATCAGCGACTCGGGACTTTTTTTCTCTCTCAAAAATTCTGTTTCTTATTTTTTGAACTTCTTGGCGCCTTTAGGAGGACCTGGCATAAAGGGGCTGCGGGCGTCTTCTTTTGCCTTGACTTCTTCGGCTGCAGTCTGTTGGCCGATTACCACATTGTCGCCAATACTCAGACCCTTAAGGATTTCCACGTTCACGCCGTCGCTAATGCCGATTTCGACTTTGCGGGGAGCGGCCCTTCCGTTGATGCTGACCCATACATGATCGCCCTTCAGGTGGGGCTTGCGCTTACCGCCGGCCTTGCCTCCAAAACCAGCTTTGCCGCCGAATCCGCCAGGACCACCGGGAGGCGGGCCACCTGCACCCATGCCGGGGGGCGGGGGAGGCGTTTCGCCGTCTTTTGCTCCAGCGAAACCTTCGGGACGGGGCGGGCGAGGCAAATCTCTCGGGTCTGCCATGGGGGTACTTTCATCGGGAGTAAACTTTAGTGCCTTTACGGGGACGGAAACTGCATCGACGACTTCCTTTGTTACGATGGTGCAGGTGGCGGTCATGCCGGGCAGTAATTTCTGGTCCGGATTGTCTGCGGTAATGACCACAGTGTAAGTAACCACATTGCTTGTGGTAGTGGGGTTTAGTCGAACTTCCTGCACCTTTCCGCTGAACTTTTCATTCTGGAAGGCGTCCACCGTGAATTCCACGCGCTGGCCTGCCTTTACCTGACCGATGTCAGCTTCGTCAACAGCTGCCATCACTTTCATCTGGCTTAAATCTTTTGCAATGATGAACAGGGTAGGAGTGCTCATGGAGGCGGCCACCGTTTGGCCCACGTCCACAGCCCGCTTCAGGACTACACCGTTAATGGGGCTCTTGATGGTAGCGTAGCTCAAATTTAAGCGGGCTTGAGCCACTTCGTTCTTGCGTTGTTCCATGGTGAACTGGGCTGCATTCATGTTATATTCGGCTGATTCCAGCTCCACGGCGCTGGCACTGTTGCTTTCCGCCAGTTTCTTGGTGCGCTCGTAAGAACTTTTCTTGTAGTTGTAATCGTTTTCGGCTGCCTTATAGGCAATTTCAGTTTGGTTCAAGGTAGATTGCAACTTGGATTTGTCCAGTTGGGCAATGACCTGCCCTTTTTTTACCTTGGAATTGAAGTCTACGAAAATCTTGCTGATGTCGCCAGACACCTGAGTACCCACTTCTACCTGGTCCACGGGTTCCAGGGAGCCGGTAGCGGAAATGGAGGTGGAAATGGTAGTCTGAGTAACGGCTGTGGTAACCAGGGTGGCTATCTTTGCCTCGGTTTTCTTATCCAGCACAAAGGTCTTGATTCCATAACCGATGCCAACCAAAATGGCGACCACAATTAAAATTTTCATCAGTTTTTTCATACGTTGTCTTATAAAATAGAAAGTATTGGTCTATTTACGAATGTTTAGATGTTTAGGAACGGCAATCCGTTGCTTTATGGTTTTAACTTAGCCTAGTCTTTACCTTTTTAAGTTTCTAAATTGCAGGGCATGACTCGCATCGCAAAGCATGACGATAGCGCCGAAGTGCGGCACGTGACCTGGGTTGGCCTGGGGTGGAACGCGGCTCTTTCCATAGGGAAGGGGCTGGCCGGTTTCTTCGGTGGGTCTCAGGCTTTGATTGCGGACGCCATTCATAGCGCATCGGACTTTGTTACAGATATTGCCGTCATCGTGGGTTCCCGCTTTTGGAATTCGCCTCCCGACGCAGATCATCCATATGGACATCGCCGTTTCGAGACGCTGATTTCTGTGGGAATCGGTGTGGCGGTTTGTGCTGTGGGTGTGGGCCTTGGCTATGACGCCATCCAGACCTTGCGTCTTGGGGAAGATGGTGCTTCCCACCCGGAATGGATTGCTGCTGTTATGGCCGCCCTCTCTATCATTATCAAGGAAGTCCTTTTCCATTATACTCGCAAAGCAGGCAAGAGCATTCGTAGTCAGGCTCTGGAAGCAAACGCCTGGCATCATCGCAGTGACGCCTACAGTTCCATTCCCGTGTTGATTGCGGTGGGTATTGGAATTGTATTCCCGGAGTTGTGGTTTGCAGATTCCGTGGGCGCTATTATTGTGGCGTGCTTTATTTTGCATTCTGGCTATGAAATTGCCTGGCCCGGAATCCATCAGGTGGCAGACATTGGCGCTCCCGAGGAAATCGCGGCGAAGTTAAAAACACTGGCTCTTGAAACCCCAGGTGTTATTAGCATCCATGGCTTTAGAACCCGTTTTGTAGGGAGTGACCTTCATGTAGATTTGCATATCGTTGTCCCTGCGGATATGACCTTGCTTGCTGCTCACGACCTGTCCGAGGAAGTGGAACGCCGTATTCTTGAAGCTGGCGAAAACGTTGTAGATGCCATGGTCCATGTGGACCCCTACGATCCGAAGAAAGCAGGTGTTGATAGGGTCTAGAGGCTAGGGAATTTTAGGGTCTAGGGGCTAGGGTCTAGGGGCTAGGGCATCAAGATGTAAATGCTTGCGATTTCGAGACAATCACATCTTTAAATCCCCCCACGAAGTATTCCCGACATTCCTAATCACTAATCACTAATCACTAATCACTATCCCAGGGTCTAGGGGATTTTAGGGTCTAGGGTCTAGGGGCTAGGGCATCAAGATGTAAATGCTTGCGATTTCGAGACAATCACATCTTTAAATCCCCCCACGAAATATTCCCGAAATTCCTAATCACTAACCACTAACCACTATCCCAGGGTCTAGGGGCTAGGATCTAGGGGCTAGGGCCGCAGGAGGTAAGCGCAAATGATTTCGGAATGGATTCGTCCTTAAATCCCCCCACGAAGTATTCCCGACATTCCTAATCTCTATTTTCTAATTTCTAGTCTCTACACCCCTCAAGCACCGTCAGGTGCGACCTGTCCACCTCATACCTCAAAGGCGCACCGCGCCGACCTCTAGCCACTGAGGCACGCTTCGCTTGAGGAGTGAGGTCGGAGCTTCGCTCCTAGAGGTTTGATGTACCCTAATCTCTATT of Fibrobacter sp. UWR4 contains these proteins:
- a CDS encoding aldolase catalytic domain-containing protein, with translation MYYESIKVLDCTIRDGGLVNKHDFSLEFVRRLYTLLSAAGVDYMEMGYKNSPELFDPKEYGPWKFCDDDLLWKVKDGIDSKMKMAVMADVGRVNMDAVKPASESPYQMFRVASYVKNIDKGIEMVNAFHDMGYETTLNIMAVSRDRGPELDEALHQVNEECKANVLYLVDSFGAFYQEDIDKEMQRYKGIVKNKQFGFHGHNNQQLAFSNTIQAIINHVDFLDGSVSGMGRGAGNCTTELLLGFLKNPKYDLRPVLDAYQELFLPLQAKYEWGYIIPQMITGMLNRHPQDAIAVRKTEDKDNYRKFFDHMMND
- a CDS encoding cation diffusion facilitator family transporter, which produces MTRIAKHDDSAEVRHVTWVGLGWNAALSIGKGLAGFFGGSQALIADAIHSASDFVTDIAVIVGSRFWNSPPDADHPYGHRRFETLISVGIGVAVCAVGVGLGYDAIQTLRLGEDGASHPEWIAAVMAALSIIIKEVLFHYTRKAGKSIRSQALEANAWHHRSDAYSSIPVLIAVGIGIVFPELWFADSVGAIIVACFILHSGYEIAWPGIHQVADIGAPEEIAAKLKTLALETPGVISIHGFRTRFVGSDLHVDLHIVVPADMTLLAAHDLSEEVERRILEAGENVVDAMVHVDPYDPKKAGVDRV
- a CDS encoding efflux RND transporter periplasmic adaptor subunit, whose amino-acid sequence is MKILIVVAILVGIGYGIKTFVLDKKTEAKIATLVTTAVTQTTISTSISATGSLEPVDQVEVGTQVSGDISKIFVDFNSKVKKGQVIAQLDKSKLQSTLNQTEIAYKAAENDYNYKKSSYERTKKLAESNSASAVELESAEYNMNAAQFTMEQRKNEVAQARLNLSYATIKSPINGVVLKRAVDVGQTVAASMSTPTLFIIAKDLSQMKVMAAVDEADIGQVKAGQRVEFTVDAFQNEKFSGKVQEVRLNPTTTSNVVTYTVVITADNPDQKLLPGMTATCTIVTKEVVDAVSVPVKALKFTPDESTPMADPRDLPRPPRPEGFAGAKDGETPPPPPGMGAGGPPPGGPGGFGGKAGFGGKAGGKRKPHLKGDHVWVSINGRAAPRKVEIGISDGVNVEILKGLSIGDNVVIGQQTAAEEVKAKEDARSPFMPGPPKGAKKFKK